The DNA sequence CATAACCTTGCTGAGTTAGAAGTGTTTATTGGTAAACAGATTAAAGTTAAAACCGAACCCATGTATAATCAGGACCAGTTTGACGTTGTAATGATGTAGCCAAAGTGGCATCTAAATTTGATAGGTACTTTATACAAATGAATACTTCTGATGTGATCCGTTTAGAAGATGAGACCGAAACGGTCCGTATGGGCGGTGTGATTGCTAAACACATTGGGTTAGGCACAACCATTTTTATGCACGGTGACTTAGGAGCCGGCAAAACGACGATGAGTCGAGGTATCATTCAGGGATTCGGCCATCAAGGGCGAGTAAAAAGCCCAACTTATACTCTAGTTGAGCCATACGAGTTAGATATGTGTTCGGTATATCACTTTGACTTATATCGATTAGCCGACCCAGAAGAGCTCGAATTTATGGGCTTTAGAGATTATTTTAATGACAAGGCGGTATGTCTAATTGAATGGCCAGAAAAAGGTCAGGACTTTTTACCGCAAGCGGATTTAGAGTTGTATTTGACATATGCTGACGAACAGCGTGAAATAAGGTTTAAAGCTAACTCTGAGCAAGGCTCAGAAGCAGTAACTAAAATAATAAAAAGTTTTTAAAAAACTTAGGTGATCGTGGTGCTAAAACACATTTCTATGACAATCAGCGCATTGCTCATTGCAGTTTTCATCTGCATTCAGCCAGCTATTGCTGCAGATACTGTGACCGATGTCCGGATTTGGCCATCTCCTGATTCAACCCGTGTTGTTTTGGATATGTCAGGCAGTGCCAAATACAGTTACTTCACCTTAAAAAATCCAGAGCGTTTGGTTATTGACCTACAAGACACCAAGTTAAGCAAAAACCTAAACAAGCTCGACATTGACAGTAAGCTTCTCAAAAAAGTGCGCAAGAGTACGCCAAAGAAAAAAGGCGATGTGCGTTTAGTTTTAGATTTAACCAAATCCATCAAGCCTGTTATTTTTGATTTGCCGCCGGCAGGGCCTTATGGCGATCGCCTAGTCATTGATTTAATTGATACCAAAACCAAAGTTGCAAAGTCTGAGAAAAAAGTTGGTTCAAACCGCGACGTTGTTATTGCAATTGATGCTGGACACGGTGGCGAAGACCCTGGCTCTATAGGGCCAAGTGGAAAATACGAAAAGCACATTACACTGAGTGTCGCCAAAAAAATTGCTGCCCTGATCAATAAACAAAAAGGCATGAAAGCGTTTTTGACCCGCACAGGTGATTACAGTATGGACCTTCATGCTCGTACCCGAGCAGCTGATAGAGCCGGTGCGGATTTGTTTATTTCGGTTCACGCAGATGCATTTACCTCTCCTGGCCCAAGCGGTGCGTCTGTTTGGCTACAGAGTACCACTCGTGCTACTACAGAAGTGGGTCGAATATTCGAGGACCAAGAGCGTCAATCTGAAGTACTTGCAGGTGTGGCTCAGTCAATTCAAGAAGCCGGAGCGAGTAACGATCAATATTTGAAATATGCGTTTATCGATATGCGGATGGAGCATTCTCGCGATCAAGGCTATTACGTTGCGAAAGAGGTTTTGTCAGAACTACAGCATATTACCAAGCTTCATCAGCATAAGCCGCAATCAATGAGTTTAGGTGTATTGAAGTCACCAAATTACCCGTCTATTTTGGTTGAGACTGGTTTTATTTCGAATCCAAAAGAAGAAAAGCTACTAACCAACGCATGGCAACAGAACCGTTTGGCAAAGTCGATTGTTCAAGCCGTCAAAAAGTATTTTGACCGTTACCCTCCTGATGGCACCTATTATGCGATGAAAAAGAAGAGCACTATTAAACATCGTGTTCGCCGAGGTGAATCTTTATCGTTAGTTGCTCAGAATTACAATGTCAGTATTTCTTCAATAAAAACGGCCAACAATCTGAAATCCGATACGATTCGTGTCGGTCAGCTTTTGTCGATTCCTCAGTAGTATTATTATGACGATTCAAATATTACCACCGCAA is a window from the Psychrosphaera ytuae genome containing:
- the tsaE gene encoding tRNA (adenosine(37)-N6)-threonylcarbamoyltransferase complex ATPase subunit type 1 TsaE gives rise to the protein MNTSDVIRLEDETETVRMGGVIAKHIGLGTTIFMHGDLGAGKTTMSRGIIQGFGHQGRVKSPTYTLVEPYELDMCSVYHFDLYRLADPEELEFMGFRDYFNDKAVCLIEWPEKGQDFLPQADLELYLTYADEQREIRFKANSEQGSEAVTKIIKSF
- a CDS encoding N-acetylmuramoyl-L-alanine amidase; translated protein: MTISALLIAVFICIQPAIAADTVTDVRIWPSPDSTRVVLDMSGSAKYSYFTLKNPERLVIDLQDTKLSKNLNKLDIDSKLLKKVRKSTPKKKGDVRLVLDLTKSIKPVIFDLPPAGPYGDRLVIDLIDTKTKVAKSEKKVGSNRDVVIAIDAGHGGEDPGSIGPSGKYEKHITLSVAKKIAALINKQKGMKAFLTRTGDYSMDLHARTRAADRAGADLFISVHADAFTSPGPSGASVWLQSTTRATTEVGRIFEDQERQSEVLAGVAQSIQEAGASNDQYLKYAFIDMRMEHSRDQGYYVAKEVLSELQHITKLHQHKPQSMSLGVLKSPNYPSILVETGFISNPKEEKLLTNAWQQNRLAKSIVQAVKKYFDRYPPDGTYYAMKKKSTIKHRVRRGESLSLVAQNYNVSISSIKTANNLKSDTIRVGQLLSIPQ